The following proteins come from a genomic window of Xiphophorus couchianus chromosome 19, X_couchianus-1.0, whole genome shotgun sequence:
- the LOC114134292 gene encoding galectin-related protein B: MATGGICQLGGRVNRSSVGITAPASTPHHAPSGMDDQDKKDNGQYVGEIKGGMRPSMKLVVMGIIDKKPKSIEVTVSCKPQEEEAEADVGLQLKVSFMDKAVQRNARLAGKWGPCENTLSFFPFAPGEAFKMEIVCEHQQFRILVDGQPLCGFNHRVSKLASLTALRVFGDLQLTKVA; this comes from the exons atggcaacaggcGGGATTTGCCAGCTGGGAGGCAGAGTCAATCGGTCCTCAGTTGGTATCACCGCCCCAGCTTCCACACCGCATCACGCCCCGAGTGGAATGGATGACCAGGACAAGAAAGACAAT GGGCAGTACGTCGGCGAGATTAAAGGTGGAATGCGGCCTTCAATGAAACTGGTTGTCATGGGAATTATTGATAAAAAGCCCAAGAG CATCGAGGTGACCGTGTCCTGCAAGCCTCAGGAGGAAGAGGCAGAGGCGGACGTGGGTCTGCAGCTGAAGGTCAGCTTCATGGATAAGGCTGTCCAACGTAACGCCCGTTTGGCTGGGAAGTGGGGTCCGTGTGAAAACACACTCTCTTTCTTCCCCTTTGCACCCGGAGAAGCctttaag ATGGAGATCGTCTGTGAACACCAGCAGTTCCGCATCTTGGTGGACGGCCAGCCTCTGTGTGGCTTCAACCACCGGGTCTCCAAGCTCGCCTCCCTCACCGCCTTAAGAGTCTTCGGGGACCTACAGCTCACCAAGGTTGCCTAG
- the plek2 gene encoding pleckstrin-2, protein MDADNEIPVLREGFLVKRGHIVHNWKARWFVLTPDKLLYYKYEGGKRDSCQRGKILLKDCLITCPFLEYENRPLAFKLQTKHGVDHFLEACSREERDEWAADIAAAVNKLQATDGGKLMSQKDSAESRLQNINLSKVLDSMYDVHSGIKLSNHVEQGSTYSNCFSGSAVVDWLVFMQLSLTRGEAVTLASALLEEGFLRTVGLRSVEALRTASLSEQFMDDSTALYSFPDSFKKRGGVKSERSRSALELSGKVVKRGYLLKQGHRRKNWKVRLFVLRSEPDFLHYYDPTKDDISPVGGFSLRGCLISSLDDNGVPSGVKGNIQGNLFKIITKSDIHYFIQAPTHQEKMNWIDAIREHT, encoded by the exons ATGGACGCAGACAACGAAATCCCTGTGTTAAGAGAGGGCTTCCTGGTGAAGAGG GGCCACATAGTTCACAACTGGAAGGCCCGCTGGTTCGTGCTGACGCCTGATAAGTTGCTGTACTACAAATACGAAGGAGGGAAACGGGATTCGTGTCAGAGAGGGAAAATCCTGCTGAAGGATTGCCTCATAACATGTCCGTTCCTGGAGTACGAAAATCGGCCG CTTGCATTCAAACTCCAGACCAAGCATGGAGTGGATCACTTTTTGGAAGCTTGCTCCAGAGAGGAGAGGGATGAGTGGGCTGCTGACATCGCGGCCGCGGTCAACAAGCTGCAGGCCACTGACGGCGGGAAGCTGATGAGCCAGAAAGATTCTGCCGAATCCCGCTTGCAAAACATCAACCTGAG CAAGGTGTTGGACTCCATGTATGATGTCCACAGTGGGATCAAGTTGAGCAACCATGTGGAGCAGGGAAGCACTTACAGCAACTGCTTTTCAG GTTCAGCGGTGGTGGACTGGCTGGTGTTCATGCAGCTCAGTCTGACCCGTGGGGAGGCCGTGACCTTGGCCTCCGCTCTGCTCGAGGAGGGCTTCCTGCGGACCGTCGGCCTGAGGAGCGTGGAGGCCCTTCGCACCGCCAGCCTCAGTGAGCAGTTCATGGACGACTCCACTGCCCTCTACAGCTTT CCTGACAGCTTCAAAAAGAGAGGCGGCGTGAAGTCAGAGAGGTCGCGGTCTGCACTGGAGCTGAGTGGCAAAGTTGTCAAAAGAGGATATCTGCTGAAACAG GGGCACAGAAGGAAAAACTGGAAGGTGCGACTGTTTGTGCTGCGTTCGGAGCCCGACTTCCTCCATTATTATGACCCCACCAAG GATGACATCAGCCCTGTTGGCGGCTTCTCCCTGCGCGGGTGTTTGATATCCTCTCTGGATGATAATGGAGTTCCTTCAG GTGTGAAGGGCAACATTCAAGGCAACCTGTTTAAAATCATCACAAAGTCGGACATTCACTACTTCATCCAGGCTCCGACTCACCAGGAGAAGATGAACTGGATAGACGCGATCAGAGAGCACACGTAG
- the tc2n gene encoding tandem C2 domains nuclear protein, with product MEFFKDCCKTFSQRNKQEQETQVIKIKAPPKEIMVTGELPEERTRMEKVEDYLISKQPPGGREVPFVVPTFKPTYVQPQSRQFSTLQPGLHSSARSTYAGRKAELLGASLFPYNSESIFHQGSMPAYISPGPARRDVLKSGPQSPGWTLKPGNQQRLSSSMLDLASPQSHIQRIDSTSSTVSSASSMMSSMESSLESIALSGDEQEPGKVCVRVRYQQDVEQVWITLVQCSDLVVHPDEEQKVGFKAILTVPKPIQFKTTLKEYHQNVAFMETFVFALRLQQLQSSALVLRLQTHSPRKRTAAECVLSLRQLGPRESEHWLDLQQPSKSSACHSELHLSTLFQPVSGRIQVKILAAQNLPPSSSPLSQVFFVKAEMHQLGQLEIKKKTRALKASGGQCRWEETFHFLLASLEHACSLSLRLYSRSSVRRKQCLGQIQLGFDSPLPEAMEQWKDTMAHPEKVVAAWHRLSPP from the exons ATGGAGTTCTTCAAGGACTGCTGCAAGACTTTCTCTCAGAGGAACAAGCAGGAACAGGAGACCCAAG TGATCAAAATAAAGGCGCCTCCCAAGGAGATAATGGTGACAGGAGAGCTGCCGGAGGAGAGGACTAGGATGGAGAAAGTGGAAGATTACCTCATTTCCAAGCAGCCTCCCGGCGGCAGAGAGGTCCCGTTCGTCGTGCCCACCTTCAAGCCCACTTACGTTCAGCCCCAGAGCCGCCAGTTCTCCACTCTGCAGCCTGGGCTGCACA GCTCAGCCAGGTCCACGTACGCGGGGAGGAAAGCAGAACTGCTGGGCGCCAGTTTATTCCCGTACAACTCGGAGTCCATCTTCCACCAGGGCAGCATGCCGGCGTACATCTCCCCCGGCCCCGCCCGACGAGACGTGCTGAAGAGCGGCCCTCAAAGCCCAG GTTGGACTCTGAAACCAGGCAACCAGCAGCGCCTGAGCAGCTCCATGCTCGACCTGGCCAGCCCTCAGAGCCACATCCAG CGAATTGACTCCACCTCCAGCACCGTCAGCAGCGCCTCCTCCATGATGAGCTCCATGGAAAGCAGCCTGG AATCCATCGCTTTGTCGGGGGACGAGCAGGAGCCGGGGAAGGTCTGTGTCCGGGTACGATATCAGCAGGACGTGGAGCAGGTGTGGATAACCCTGGTCCAG TGTTCGGACCTCGTCGTCCATCCAGATGAAGAGCAGAAGGTTGGCTTCAAAGCAATCCTCACCGTCCCCAAACCCATCCAGTTCAAGACCACACTCAAAGAGTATCACCAG AATGTCGCCTTCATGGAGACCTTTGTGTTCGCGCTGcgcctgcagcagctgcagagcagcGCGTTGGTGCTGCGCCTGCAGACGCACAGCCCCAGGAAACGCACGGCGGCCGAGTGTGTCCTCTCCCTGCGCCAGCTCGGCCCCCGGGAGTCGGAGCACTGGCTCGACCTCCAGCAGCCCTCCAAATCCTCG GCGTGTCACTCCGAGCTGCACCTCAGCACCCTCTTTCAGCCGGTCAGTGGACGCATCCAGGTCAAGATCCTCGCAGCCCAAAACCTCCCACCGTCTTCCTCTCCCCTCTCCCAGG TGTTTTTCGTCAAAGCCGAGATGCACCAGTTAGGCCAGCTGGAAATTAAGAAGAAGACCCGAGCGCTGAAGGCGTCCGGCGGCCAGTGTCGCTGGGAGGAGAcgtttcacttcctgttggcGTCGCTGGAGCACGCCTGCTCGCTGTCGCTGAGGCTCTACAGCCGCAGTTCCGTCAGGAGGAAACAGTGTCTTGGACAG ATCCAGCTGGGCTTCGACAGTCCTCTGCCAGAGGCCATGGAGCAGTGGAAGGACACGATGGCTCACCCAGAGAAAGTGGTGGCAGCCTGGCATCGGCTGAGTCCTCCCTAA